Sequence from the Erythrolamprus reginae isolate rEryReg1 chromosome Z, rEryReg1.hap1, whole genome shotgun sequence genome:
aacatgggtatttcaccaatcctattggtagagactgagttaaaatttatatatcaattgagcaccgccccctctgctctccccatgagccagttttaaaaacgaaaaaccatagtaagaggataaccaaattttattgtCAACAACTATTAACTGACTTAActgcccactccggcgtccctgcacccataacaataccgggtgggtttggactccagtgcactgagaagaccgttcaggtaggtacaatggttcttctccactgcatctggaaggagagtccaacatgggatataccagagatttttaaggcccatgggagggagaaggtcttgtcagggacgttggagaggAACAAACTCActgtaaaacacgtctcccaaaggctgcctctgctgaagcgaaggagtccaacttgtaatgaCGTATGAAAGTCGAAGGCACCGACCACCTTGCAGCtctgcagatgtcatctatggacgcctgggtgACCCAGGCCGCTGAGGTGGCCGCACTCCTTGTCGAGTGAGCAGTCACTCCTGCTGGTATGGGTTGGTTACGAGCCTTGTATGCCTCCGCGATACAgtctctgatccaacgactaatggaggTAGATGAAAGTCCAAGTCCCTTTTTATCCTGCGAAAAGGAGATAAACAACTTTTCCATTTTCCGAAAAGTTTCTGTCCATCTAATGTAGATCTTAACCGCACGGCGTACATCGATCTTATGCCAGCGTAATTCCGACGGATGGCTGCCGTGGGTGCAAAAATCAGGAAGAAtcagttcctgtttcctgtgaaacTCTGTGTTCACCTTCGGTATGAAAGAAGGGTCTAATCTCAGCACTACCCTATCTGGATAGAAGATGCAAAGGTCAGGTCTTACCGACAAGGCAGATAACTCCGACACTCTCCGTGCCGACgtgatagccaccaggaaggctgttTTGATAGAAAGCAGTTGCAACGGTATGGATCTCAAAGGCTCAAACGGTGGCTTTGTTAACGCTCTGAGTACTAGCGTGAGGTCCCATGATGGAAACCTCCGAACCGGTGGAGAATGTTGGTTCGATGCTCCCCGCATAAAGTCCTTCACCCACGGATGGTAAGCCAAGGAGCGTACTTCTGCTACTTGTATCATGGTTGAAAGGGCCGCCACATGCCGTTTTAGAGTATTAAGCGCTAACCCACGTTCAATTCCAGCTTGCAGGAACTCCAGAACGGTAATCACCGATGCCTTTCTAGGGTTTATTTGCTGTTTGTCACAGAAACCGCAAAAGGCCGCCCACGTTGTCTGGTAGATCTGAGATGTAGATGGACGCCTTGCAGCCTGCATAGTGTCGATGACCTTCTCCAGTAAATTTAGTTGTCGTAGTCTGAGCCGTTCAAGTGCCAGATggtcagttgaagccactggggatctgggtgttgcaggttcccctggctgagggatatcaTCTGGTCCGGAATTCTCCATGGAGGTGACACCGACACTGCCACCAGATCGGAAAACCACGGGCGGCGGGGCCAGTGTGGAGCCACCAGCAACACCTCTGCCCTTTCCCTCAGGAGTTTCTCCACCACTCTTGGTATAAGGTTCGTTGGTGGGAACGCATAGAGTAGTCCCGGGGGCCAGGGGGCCATAAGGGCGTTGACCTTCTCCGCTCCTGGTTCTGGAAAGCGTGTGTAGAATCTCGGGAGTTGAGCATTCTGGGAGCTTGCAAAAAGGTCCACTAACGGGGACCCAAACCTGGTCACCATCTGCTGGAATAGGTCCGGGTCCAGTCTCCATTCTGATGGGTCTAAAGTGGACCGACTCAACCAGTCCGCCTGCGTATTGCTGACTCCTGCAATGTGCTCTGCTGACAGGGACTTcagatgttgttcggcccagcTGAAGAGGTTGTCCGTCTCTTCCATGAGGCGTTgcgacctcgtgcccccttgatggttcaagtgagccctggtcgcgacattgtccgtgagcaccaaTACGTGCCTTTCTTGAACCAGTGGTGTAAATGTCTGTAGAGCTAGAAAAACTGCTCTTAGTTCTAGAAAGTTTATGTTGACCGACGATAGGTCCTCCGCCGTCCACAGGCCTTGAGCCATGTGGGCCCCAATGTGGGCGCCCCATCCGGTAAGGCTGGCGTCGGTGGTCAGGATGATCTGGTTCTGAATTTGGAAGGGAGAACCCTTGCCTATTGCGGGAGATGTTCCACCATCTCAAAGATTCCCTGACCTTCTGGGGTAAGCGCACCTGCTTGTGGGAATGGCTCACCTTGGTTCTCTGAGCTGGAAGCAGGAACCACTGTAGTGTCCTGATATGGTATCTGGCCCAGGGGACGATGCCAATGGCCGACACCAGGGTTCCCAGTATTTTTGATAGCAGTGATAATGGGACCGGTTTCTGCTGTATGCTGGACACTAAACGGCGTATGTTGTCCTGCCGTTCTGAAGAAAGTGACACCGTGCCCGCCTGGGTGTCTATAATGGCTCCTAGGTGCAGTAGTTTGGTGGTGGGTGAAagctggcttttctccacattgatggtgaagccgtgGATTTCTAACGTGTGAATGGTCTCGTTTAGGTCTCTCCTTGCTGTTGACGGAGACCTGGACAATatgattatgtcgtccaggtaggccatcagccTGATGGATCGTGCTCGTAAGCTGGCTGTTAGCACGTCCAGGAGTTTCATAAACGTCCCTGGGGCCGATGAGAGGCCAaacggcatggccctgtactggtaatgccTCCCTTCGGTACAGAATCAGAGAAACCTGCGATGTTCTGGGTGAATGGGAACATGCAAGTATGCTTCCTTGAGGTCTATGGATGTTAAAAAGTCCTGAGCTCGGATGGAAGCCAGAATAGTCTGCAgggaatgcatcctgaacctccggTATCTTACGaagaggttcagttgcttcaggttgaggatcaacctgcagcCCCTGGAGGCCTTGGGGACGATGAAAATCATTGAATAGAACCCCTTGCCTTCCTCCTGCTGGGGGACCTGTTCTATGGCTTGGATGTCTAACAGGTGCGTAATTTCCCTGCGCAATTGCAGTTTCTTTTGAGATTCCTTTATCCTTGGACAGTGTAGGAAACGGTTGGGAGGCGGCTGAATGAATTCCAACCTGAGTCCTTGTGTAACCGTAGCCAgagcccatttgtcggaggaggtcGCATGCCAGGTAGTGTTGAAGCCCTGTAGCTTCCCTCCTATGGGCTGTGGGGCAGCCGAGTCATTTCGTGCGTTTAAAGCCTCTTTGGTTGTTTCCACGAAAGGGTCTTCTGGATTGTTGGTAGCCCCTCAGCCTGTCCTGAAAGGAGCCTTGGTCACTCCTATGGGACTGCTGATTGTATTGGCCCCGGGAAAAGGGCCGCTGGTTTTGGGTGGAACCGGAAGATGGGTCCCAACGAAAGGATTGGCGTCTCGAATATGGCATGGACCTTCAGTCCTGTCGTCTATTGGCCCTGGGAAGTACGTTCCTCTTATCTTTGTCCTCAACGAGGACTTTCTCTAGCAAGTCCCCGAAGAGTGTTGAGCCTTGGAAGGGACCGGAGGCCAGTCGCCACTTAGATTTAAGATCCGCCTGCCAGTTCCTTAGCCACAGGAGACGGCGAGACGACAGCGTGGAGAGTGGCGTCCGCGGAGAATTCCGCCGCTGCCAACTGCTTACTTAGGTCTTGGCGAAGGCGGCCGTCTTCGGGTCCAAGGCGGGATTGcatctcctggatccacagcatTGATGCCCGGTTAATGAATTACGCTGCGGCGGCTGCCCTGAATCTCCAGCCGGACATCTGGTGTGCTTTGCGCAGCAATGTCTCCGTCTTCCTCTCCTCCGGCCTCAGGCTGTCACCGGTTTCTGAGGGCACCAATGCGCTGGAGACAAGCATCACGACTGGCTGATTGATGGGGGGAAATTCGAGGAGTTTTTCCACCTCCTCATTGAAGGTATAGAATTTCCTCTCGAGATTGGAAGGCCCCTGAGCCGCTGCTGGATGCTGCCAGGGCCTCTTGATCCCCTTCACGAAAATATCTGAGGCAGGGAAATGGTCGGACTCGGGCTGAGGCTCCTCGAGTAGGGCGGCCGAAGTTTTGCCTGTATCAGTGGCCTCCATTGCCTTTGCTGAGCCAGGGAGATTCATCACCTGTTTGGCCTTGTATAATAAGGTTTTAAAGAGAGCCGGTTTAAACAGACCAACCGTGGGCGTCTGTTCTGGCGTTGTCTCATCCTCTGAGAGGCCATACTCTGGGTCACTGTCCTCAAACTGAGCCGGTTCCTCtaacaaggaccccaaacccgaggggggcggtgccgaccatgaGCCTTTCATTTGTTGTGGATGCCTGCCATACTGCTGAGCCCCTGTTGCCATGCCCTGCGAATATGCATTGGCTATAATGTCCTGCAGGTC
This genomic interval carries:
- the LOC139153446 gene encoding uncharacterized protein, translated to METGPGPIPADGDQVWVPVSGPFCKLPECSTPEILHTLSRTRSGEGQRPYGPLAPGTTLCVPTNEPYTKSGGETPEGKGRGVAGGSTLAPPPVVFRSGGSVGVTSMENSGPDDIPQPGEPATPRSPVASTDHLALERLRLRQLNLLEKVIDTMQAARRPSTSQIYQTTWAAFCGFCDKQQINPRKASVITVLEFLQAGIERGLALNTLKRHVAALSTMIQVAEVRSLAYHPWVKDFMRGASNQHSPPVRRFPSWDLTLVLRALTKPPFEPLRSIPLQLLSIKTAFLVAITSARRVSELSALSVRPDLCIFYPDRVVLRLDPSFIPKVNTEFHRKQELILPDFCTHGSHPSELRWHKIDVRRAVKIYIRWTETFRKMEKLFISFSQDKKGLGLSSTSISRWIRDCIAEAYKARNQPIPAGVTAHSTRSAATSAAWVTQASIDDICRAARWSVPSTFIRHYKLDSFASAEAAFGRRVLQ